A DNA window from Candidatus Sulfidibacterium hydrothermale contains the following coding sequences:
- a CDS encoding SusD/RagB family nutrient-binding outer membrane lipoprotein: protein MKNILKTIAVVFLTVLVTSCGKDYFDVNTPTSAVSADQLRMNDLLAPVIYHTIYAQYDAERIFGNYSQNFVYQGGGAAGTTTISGTWSNVYLYILPNLKTIFQKASAVNATHFDAIARILTAINIGLATDSYENIPYSQAAKASDNFTPGFDSQEAIYNDIFSLLDAAITELEAPDNSGYTIDDKTDLIYHGDVSKWLKAAYTLKARYALHLVNKLGAAQAAQKALDAIAKGFTSNDDDFQMFFDTKHLNPWYSREVLAKHTGNAHDVICDQLVSYMDGTSYPFTGGVVTMDPRLPVYAETDDGSDVYKGYVSGGYGVSGDGSQANTDFREEGYYTNATAPIVIISYSEALFIKAEAEFLANGGTTTSVGTTQAGYDAYLAGIAANMAKLGVNGTDYLADPSVAMGADNLKLEDIMWQKYIANFLNPETFVDLRRYNFSTDVFKDLSLPADNDQSDFPGEWLVRAQYPSTEVQRNPDNVADNQKSPVDPLWWMN from the coding sequence ATGAAAAATATACTAAAAACAATCGCTGTTGTCTTTCTTACCGTATTGGTTACCAGTTGCGGTAAAGACTACTTTGATGTGAATACCCCTACCTCTGCCGTAAGTGCCGATCAGCTTCGGATGAACGATTTGCTGGCGCCTGTTATTTATCATACCATTTATGCCCAGTATGATGCGGAAAGAATTTTCGGAAACTATTCCCAAAATTTTGTTTACCAGGGTGGAGGTGCTGCTGGTACAACTACAATCTCCGGAACCTGGAGTAATGTTTATTTGTACATTTTACCTAACCTGAAAACAATTTTTCAAAAAGCTTCAGCAGTAAATGCTACTCATTTTGATGCGATAGCCCGGATCTTGACAGCGATCAATATTGGTCTGGCTACCGATAGCTATGAGAATATTCCTTATTCGCAGGCTGCAAAAGCTTCTGATAATTTTACTCCGGGATTCGATTCTCAGGAAGCTATTTATAACGATATCTTTTCGCTTCTTGATGCGGCTATTACCGAGTTGGAAGCTCCGGATAATTCAGGTTACACCATTGATGATAAAACGGATTTGATTTATCATGGAGATGTCAGTAAATGGTTAAAAGCTGCTTATACCTTAAAGGCCCGTTATGCTTTACATCTTGTCAATAAATTGGGAGCAGCACAAGCCGCCCAGAAAGCTTTGGATGCTATTGCCAAAGGCTTTACTTCCAATGATGATGATTTCCAAATGTTTTTTGATACAAAACATCTTAATCCTTGGTACTCAAGAGAAGTTCTGGCCAAACATACCGGTAATGCACATGATGTGATTTGCGACCAGCTGGTTTCTTACATGGATGGTACATCCTATCCGTTTACAGGCGGTGTGGTCACAATGGACCCGCGTCTTCCGGTTTATGCTGAAACCGATGATGGAAGCGATGTGTATAAAGGTTATGTGAGTGGCGGTTATGGTGTCTCTGGTGACGGAAGTCAGGCAAATACCGATTTTCGCGAAGAGGGTTATTATACCAATGCCACAGCGCCGATTGTGATTATTTCGTATTCTGAAGCTTTGTTCATCAAAGCAGAAGCCGAATTTCTGGCCAATGGCGGAACAACCACCAGTGTAGGTACTACACAAGCCGGTTATGATGCTTATTTAGCCGGTATTGCTGCCAACATGGCTAAACTGGGAGTGAACGGAACCGATTATTTGGCCGATCCTTCAGTAGCTATGGGAGCCGACAATCTGAAATTGGAAGATATTATGTGGCAGAAATATATCGCCAATTTCCTGAATCCGGAAACTTTTGTGGATCTCAGAAGATATAATTTCTCTACAGATGTTTTCAAAGATTTGTCTCTTCCGGCAGATAATGATCAGAGTGATTTCCCGGGAGAATGGTTGGTACGGGCACAATATCCGTCAACCGAAGTACAGCGGAACCCTGACAATGTAGCCGATAATCAGAAATCACCTGTTGAT